In Aspergillus nidulans FGSC A4 chromosome II, a single window of DNA contains:
- a CDS encoding peptide alpha-N-acetyltransferase complex A subunit NAT1 (transcript_id=CADANIAT00005112): protein MPQQLSSKDASLFRQVVRHYENKQYKKGIKTADQVLRKNPNHGDTLAMKALIMSNQGEQQEAFALAKEALKNDMKSHICWHVYGLLYRAEKNYEEAIKAYRFALRIEPDSQPIQRDLALLQMQMRDYQGYIQSRSTMLQARPGFRQNWTALAIAHHLSGDLEEAEKVLTTYEETLKTPPPLSDMEHSEATLYKNMIIAESGNIQKALEHLESVGHRCSDVLAVMEMKADYLLRLDKKEEAAAAYTALLERNSENSLYYDGLIKAKGISSDDHKALKALYDSWAEKYPRGDAPRRIPLDFLEGDDFKQAADAYLQRMLKKGVPSLFANIKLLYTNSSKRDTVQELVEGYVSNPPANGAADGSENTEFLSSAYYFLAQHYNYHLSRDLSKALQNVDKALELSPKAVEYQMTKARIWKHYGNLEKAAEEMENARKMDEKDRHINSKAAKYQLRNNNNDKALDKMSKFTRNETVGGALGDLHEMQCVWYLTEDGEAYLRQKKLGLALKRFHAVYNIFDVWHEDQFDFHSFSLRKGMIRAYVDMVRWEDRLREHPFYTRAALSAIKAYILLHDQPDLAHGPLPEINGADGDDAERKKALKKAKKEQQRLEKLEQEKREAARKAAANPKSLDGEVKKEDPDPLGNKLAQTQEPLKEALKFLTPLLEHSPKNIEAQCLGFEVHLRRGKYALALKCLAAAHSIDASNPTLHVQLLQFRQALNKLYEPLPPQVAEVVDSEFEALLPKAQNLEEWNKSFLSAHKDSIPHKYAYLTCQQLLKPESKSENEKELAATLDAGIMSLETALAGLDLLGEWGSDKAAKTAYAEKASSKWPESTAFRVN from the exons ATGCCGCAGCAATTGAGCTCGAAAGATGCCTCCTTGTTCCGACAGGTGGTCCGACACTACGAGAACAAGCAGTACAAAAAGG GCATCAAAACAGCCGATCAGGTTCTCCGGAAAAACCCAAACCATGGCGATACGTTAGCGATGAAGGCTCTGATCATGAGCAATCAAGGTGAACAGCAGGAGGCCTTCGCCTTGGCCAAGGAAGCTCTTAAGAATGACATGAAGTCGCATATCTGCTGGCACGTGTACGGCTTGCTCTATCGCGCGGAGAAGAATTACGAGGAGGCTATTAAGGCATACCGGTTTGCTTTGCGGATCGAACCGgactcccagcccattcagcGCGATctcgccctcctccagatgcagatgcgGGACTACCAGGGCTACATACAGAGTAGAAGCACTATGCTGCAGGCTCGACCCGGCTTCCGACAAAACTGGACCGCTCTCGCTATCGCACACCACCTCTCCGGCGACCTAGAGGAGGCTGAAAAGGTGCTGACGACATATGAGGAGACGCTGAAGACCCCACCACCTCTGTCAGATATGGAACATTCCGAGGCGACACTGTACAAAAACATGATTATTGCGGAGTCAGGAAATATCCAGAAGGCGTTGGAACACCTCGAGTCTGTAGGACACCGCTGCTCAGATGTGCTCGCTGtgatggagatgaaggcgGACTACCTTCTACGCCTggacaagaaggaagaagccgCTGCAGCCTACACTGCTCTTCTGGAACGCAACTCGGAGAACTCTCTCTACTACGATGGCTTGATTAAGGCCAAGGGTATCTCCAGCGACGACCACAAAGCCCTCAAGGCCTTGTATGACTCCTGGGCGGAGAAGTACCCCCGCGGTGATGCGCCTCGCAGAATTCCCTTGGACTTCCTTGAAGGCGATGATTTTAAGCAGGCTGCCGATGCCTATCTGCAGCGCATGCTCAAGAAAGGCGTGCCATCGCTCTTTGCGAACATTAAGCTTTTGTACACCAACTCTAGCAAGCGTGACACAGTACAAGAGTTGGTCGAAGGTTACGTCTCAAACCCCCCAGCGAACGGTGCGGCTGACGGTTCCGAAAACACCGAATTCCTCTCCTCCGCATATTACTTCCTCGCACAGCACTACAATTATCACCTTAGCCGCGATCTATCCAAGGCTCTCCAGAACGTTGACAAGGCCCTTGAATTGTCCCCCAAGGCGGTAGAGTACCAGATGACCAAGGCTAGGATATGGAAGCATTATGGCAACCTtgagaaggcagcagaggagatggagaacgCCAGAAagatggatgagaaggatcGTCACATCAACTCCAAGGCCGCCAAATACCAGCTTcgcaacaacaacaacgacaaGGCGCTTGACAAAATGAGCAAGTTTACGCGCAATGAGACCGTTGGCGGTGCCCTTGGCGACCTCCATGAAATGCAATGTGTGTGGTATCTGACGGAAGATGGCGAGGCTTACCTgcggcagaagaagctcgggcTCGCCCTCAAGCGTTTTCACGCCGTCTACAATATCTTTGACGTGTGGCATGAGGACCAGTTTGATTTCCACAGTTTCTCTCTGCGGAAGGGTATGATTCGAGCCTACGTTGACATGGTTCGCTGGGAGGATCGTCTGCGCGAACATCCTTTCTACACCCGAGCTGCGCTTTCCGCGATCAAGGCCTATATACTTCTCCATGACCAACCGGATCTAGCTCATGGGCCTCTTCCTGAGATTAACGGTGCTGATGGGGACGATGCTGAGCGCAAGAAGGCTCTGAAAAAGGCTaagaaggagcagcagcggctcgAGAAACTCGAGCAAGAGAAACGGGAGGCTGCTAGAAAGGCTGCCGCTAACCCCAAGAGCCTAGACGGAGAGGTCAAGAAAGAGGACCCCGACCCCCTCGGCAACAAGCTTGCGCAGACACAAGAACCGCTAAAGGAAGCACTAAAATTCCTCACACCCTTGCTGGAGCACTCTCCCAAGAATATCGAGGCTCAATGCCTTGGGTTCGAGGTACACCTTCGAAGGG GCAAATATGCACTTGCGCTCAAGTGTCTCGCAGCGGCCCATTCTATCGATGCGTCCAACCCTACTCTTCACGTCCAGCTACTTCAATTCCGCCAAGCTTTGAACAAGCTATACGagcctcttccgcctcaGGTCGCGGAAGTTGTCGACTCGGAATTCGAGGCTCTCCTGCCGAAGGCGCAGAACCTCGAGGAGTGGAACAAATCCTTCCTCTCGGCACACAAGGACAGTATCCCACACAAGTATGCTTACCTTACCTGCCAACAGCTCCTGAAACCCGAGTCCAAGTCGGAAAATGAGAAGGAGCTCGCTGCTACCCTGGATGCAGGCATTATGTCACTTGAGACAGCCCTTGCTGGTCTAGACCTACTAGGCGAGTGGGGAAGCGACAAGGCCGCAAAGACTGCTTATGCTGAAAAGGCTAGCAGCAAGTGGCCGGAGTCGACCGCCTTCCGAGTTAATTGA
- a CDS encoding uncharacterized protein (transcript_id=CADANIAT00005113), which produces MPSRAVNKPVDPKQRDKDINNKLQLFGIYHAFKNGKLPTNKQCDVAINSALAHKALTNPSKELSEEGRALVQDLRIIIEEAKKLILSKNDGQLLQEFIYDAQHISTEDVQKPNVAGNDTAEQDAARAREGLKTLGTLMITNGEFRKLLNDAMIIARDIAGDASQKAADSVRPAEHELSQVDQPAEDNVWHEKPDLSGQKEQLKSRFSKNKDKAQQEASDVANTGAQAATGPSGDSVDPYSGVNASLQHAQSKVPEDQKAEANKRSQEYKDRTKNYLSGKFPQERRDQTIYRLKKMILEIQGHRDYQQAIETLLDLAEKYGGHGRHIAQQGTGSVQGTRGQSKVQTMEKNLRTLIERFANSTSMDDFFDSLENIYRDADKDPELKGWFKNTNQFIRKTLQQQGYILQDDWNRQYNDLAEHGRFLLRDRYRDHTNRVLDEIKFLGDQFNQDRQNRAFGDAVEKLFIDLGRDENGNPKFKKHLVKDITDVILPAIFENVRYVPIPRIEVQDAMADVVIENLVIESDNLMPNVVEFGSDNYYRWGRKKISSKRDNKIMISVSGIQADLRDVSFYINKKQGFPSITDTGVMDIFLGGEGFSFKIAASTAQKQDRQNFVKLDKVSVKLDDIDIKLKKSKHKVLFTLFKPLLFRTVRPALQKALEKQVRDVFEKADAFAYDVHQEAQRVKEHVKENPQDAPNIYNRYLNSFRAKLEEGRRKAQEASQQAAQRDTKAQTTTTLKGSLFPDIKLPGGITTKATEYEELARKGERWESPIFSIGSASESSDIPKPEQITRKPHNTAESKLRDRQSNGAATGGAAGGLAAAPRGPVTNGGALATGRATDGGPATAAPTLTNGSTAVTNGHAKHYDSLLSNGADGKLAQDISQISGTGFNPQTA; this is translated from the exons ATGCCTTCTCGCGCGGTCAATAAGCCGGTCGACCCAAAGCAGAGGGACAAGgacatcaacaacaagctgcagctgttcGGTATCTACCACGCTTTCAAGAATGGAAAACTTCCAACC AACAAGCAATGCGATGTCGCTATCAACTCTGCCCTGGCTCACAAGGCGCTCACAAACCCATCGAAGGAATTGTCGGAGGAGGGTCGGGCTCTCGTTCAGGACCTCCGAATCATCAttgaagaggccaagaaACTTATCCTTAGCAAGAACGACGGCCAGTTGCTTCAGGAGTTCATCTACGACGCCCAGCACATCTCTACAGAGGACGTGCAGAAGCCCAATGTTGCCGGCAATGACACTGCTGAGCAGGATGCCGCTAGAGCACGAGAAGGACTAAAGACTCTTGGAACCCTTATGATCACCAATGGAGAGTTCCGCAAGCTCC TTAACGACGCGATGATCATCGCCCGTGATATTGCCGGGGACGCTTCCCAGAAGGCTGCCGATAGTGTTCGCCCGGCGGAGCATGAACTTTCCCAGGTCGATCAGCCTGCCGAGGACAATGTTTGGCATGAGAAACCGGATCTTTCCGGCCAGAAGGAACAGCTGAAGTCTCGCTTCagcaagaacaaggacaaggct CAACAAGAGGCATCCGATGTTGCCAACACTGGTGCCCAGGCTGCTACTGGTCCAAGCGGTGACTCTGTCGACCCTTATTCTGGAGTTAATGCTTCACTCCAACACGCCCAATCCAAGGTCCCTGAGGACCAGAAAGCGGAGGCCAACAAACGAAGCCAGGAATACAAGGATAGGACTAAGAACTATCTCTCTGGAAAGTTCCCTCAAGAGCGTCGAGACCAGACCATTTATcgcttgaagaagatgatttTGGAAATCCAGGGCCACCGGGACT ACCAGCAAGCAATTGAGACTttgcttgaccttgcggaAAAGTACGGTGGCCATGGAAGGCACATTGCTCAGCAGGGAACTGGCAGTGTTCAGGGAACCCGAGGCCAGAGCAAAGTCCAAACCATGGAGAAGAACCTCAGG ACTTTAATCGAACGATTCGCCAACAGCACGTCTATGGATGATTTCTTTGACTCTCTGGAAAACATTTACCGCGATGCGGACAAGGACCCCGAGCTCAAGGGATGGTTCAAGAACACAAACCAGTTTATCCG CAAAActctccagcagcagggTTATATTCTTCAGGATGACTGGAACCGCCAGTATAATGACCTAGCTGAGCACGGTCGATTCCTACTTCGTGATCGATACAGGGACCACACCAACCGTGTGCTTGATGAGATCAAGTTCCTTGGTGATCAATTCAACCAGGACCGCCAAAATCGCGCGTTCGGTGACGCCGTCGAAAAATTGTTTATAGACCTTGGCCGCGATGAGAATGGGAACCCTAAGTTCAAGAAGCACCTCGTGAAGGATATCACCGACGTCATTCTTCCAGCAATCTTTGAGAACGTCCGCTATGTTCCTATCCCTCGTATTGAGGTGCAGGATGCCATGGCCGATGTTGTCATCGAAAACCTGGTGATTGAAAGCGACAATCTTATGCCGAATGTTGTTGAGTTCGGAAGTGACAATTACTACCGctggggaaggaagaagattaGCAGCAAGAGAGACAACAAGATCATGATCTCTGTGTCTGGTATCCAAGCCGACCTGAGAGATGTTAGCTTCTacatcaacaagaagcagGGCTTCCCCTCTATTACCGACACTGGTGTGATGGATATCTTCCTTGGAGGCGAGGGTTTCTCCTTCAAGATTGCCGCTTCTACTGCCCAGAAGCAGGATCGCCAGAATTTTGTCAAGCTCGACAAGGTTTCTGTCAAGCTCGATGACATTGACATCAAACTCAAGAAGTCTAAGCATAAGGTTCTATTCACTCTCTTCAAGCCCTTGCTCTTCCGCACTGTGCGTCCCGCACTTCAAAAGGCCCTTGAAAAGCAGGTTCGTGATGTTTTTGAAAAGGCCGATGCCTTTGCATATGACGTGCACCAAGAGGCCCAACGAGTGAAGGAACATGTCAAGGAGAATCCTCAAGACGCACCAAACATTTACAACCGCTACTTGAACTCTTTCCGTGCCAAATTGGAGGAGGGCAGACGCAAGGCCCAGGAGGCTTCCCAGCAAGCTGCCCAGCGCGACACCAAGGCGCAGACCACGACTACTCTGAAGGGCTCGCTGTTCCCGGACATCAAACTTCCTGGAGGCATTACCACCAAGGCTACCGAATACGAAGAACTTGCGCGTAAGGGCGAGCGCTGGGAGTCGCCCATCTTCAGCATTGGCTCCGCCTCGGAGTCGAGCGACATCCCGAAGCCGGAACAGATCACTCGTAAGCCTCACAACACTGCCGAAAGCAAGCTCCGGGACCGTCAATCCAACGGCGCTGCAACTGGTGGCGCAGCTGGCGgtctcgctgctgctcctcgtGGCCCCGTCACCAACGGCGGCGCATTGGCTACCGGACGAGCCACGGACGGTGGCCCAGCAACCGCTGCCCCAACCCTAACCAACGGCAGCACCGCGGTGACCAACGGTCATGCGAAGCACTATGATTCTCTCTTAAGCAATGGTGCTGATGGCAAACTGGCTCAGGACATTTCCCAAATCTCAGGAACTGGATTCAACCCTCAAACCGCATAG
- a CDS encoding phosphoribosylaminoimidazole carboxylase ADE2 (transcript_id=CADANIAT00005114) — MWNSRKVGVLGGGQLGRMFVESANRLNIQCNILDAENSPAKQISAHDDHVTGSFKEREAVRELAKKCDVITAEIEHVDTYALEEIASQVQIEPSWQAIRTIQNKFNQKEHLAKHGIPMAEHRELVENTPEQLAKAGEELGYPLMLKSKTMAYDGRGNYRVNSKDDIPDALEFLKGRPLSQELAVMVIKTKDAVLSYPTVETVQEDSICKLVYAPARNVPEHINQAAQKLARKAVATFEGKGAFGVEMFLMNDNSLLLCELASRVHNSGHYTIEGTALSQFDAHLRAILDLPIPPESLQLRQPSIMLNIIGGSAPDTHLKAAEAALSIPNASIHLYSKGDAKPGRKMGHVTVTASTMHKAEEYIQPLIDVVDEIRSQRQDIKTNPAPSGVTKPPPQVAVMMGSDSDLKTLVPGLKLLRDKFGIEPAVDITSAHRTPTFMAEYSASAAARGIKVIIAAAGGAAHLPGMAAAHTALPVIGVPVKGSSLDGVDSLYSIVQMPRGVPVATVGINNSINAALLAARIIGAFDPDVQRKVEEYAEDARKENMDMKNVKMQDLGWEKYFNQM, encoded by the exons ATGTGGAACTCACGCAAAGTCGGCGTCCTTGGCGGCGGCCAGCTCGGCCGCATGTTCGTCGAATCTGCCAACAGACTCAACATTCAATGCAACATCCTCGATGCGGAGAACTCCCCAGCCAAGCAGATCAGTGCCCACGACGACCATGTCACCGGCTCATTCAAGGAACGCGAGGCCGTTCGGGAATTGGCTAAAAAGTGCGACGTCATCACGGCGGAAATCGAGCACGTTGACACCTATGCcctcgaggagattgcgtCGCAGGTCCAAATTGAGCCGAGTTGGCAGGCTATTCGCACGATTCAAAACAAGTTCAACCAGAAGGAGCACCTTGCAAAACATGGAATTCCCATGGCGGAGCATCGTGAGCTTGTGGAAAACACCCCGGAGCAATTGGCTAAGGCTGGTGAAGAGTTGGGATACCCGTTGATGTTGAAGTCAAAGACCATGGCTTACGATGGACGCG GTAATTACCGTGTCAACTCGAAAGACGATATCCCCGATGCGCTGGAGTTCCTCAAAGGCCGCCCATT ATCGCAGGAACTCGCTGTAATGGTTATCAAAACCAAAGACGCCGTTCTCTCCTACCCCACCGTCGAAACTGTCCAAGAAGACTCTATCTGCAAGCTCGTCTATGCGCCCGCACGTAACGTTCCGGAACACATCAACCAAGCCGCGCAGAAGCTCGCGCGCAAGGCCGTCGCAACCTTCGAAGGCAAGGGCGCCTTTGGCGTCGAAATGTTCCTCATGAACGATAACAGCCTGCTCCTCTGCGAACTCGCTTCCCGCGTACACAACTCAGGTCACTACACCATCGAGGGCACCGCCCTTTCCCAATTTGATGCCCATCTCCGCGCGATCCTCGACCTGCCCATCCCCCCAGAGAGCCTGCAACTCCGCCAACCCTCGATCATGCTCAACATAATCGGTGGCTCCGCGCCGGATACGCACCTCAAAGCTGCCGAGGCCGCCCTCTCTATACCCAACGCTTCAATTCACCTCTACAGCAAGGGCGATGCCAAACCGGGCCGCAAGATGGGCcacgtcaccgtcaccgcaTCGACAATGCACAAGGCCGAGGAATATATTCAACCGCTCATTGACGTCGTCGACGAAATCCGCTCCCAGCGCCAAGACATCAAAACGAATCCCGCTCCCTCGGGCGTTACTAAGCCTCCCCCGCAGGTCGCAGTGATGATGGGCTCGGACAGTGACCTCAAAACCCTTGTGCCTGGTCTGAAGTTGCTCCGGGATAAATTCGGCATTGAACCTGCCGTTGATATCACATCCGCCCACCGCACGCCTACCTTCATGGCAGAATACTCTGCCTCCGCTGCGGCCCGGGGTATCAAAGTCATCATtgctgccgctggcggcgccgCGCATCTACCTGGTATGGCTGCAGCGCATACGGCACTCCCTGTCATCGGTGTCCCAGTTAAGGGCTCATCGTTGGATGGAGTGGATAGCTTGTACAGTATTGTGCAGATGCCTAGAG GTGTCCCCGTTGCAACGGTCGGTATCAACAATAGCATCAACGCTGCGCTCCTGGCAGCGCGGATCATTGGCGCGTTTGACCCGGATGTCCAGCGGAAGGTTGAGGAGTACGCCGAGGATGCTCGGAAGGAGAACATGGATATGAAAAATGTAAAGATGCAGGATTTGGGGTGGGAGAAGTACTTCAATCAGATGTAA
- a CDS encoding uncharacterized protein (transcript_id=CADANIAT00005115), whose product MPEMPAESSSNLPYQQQYLNLTTSSAYDPNPVPSSSNKENAAPSDLRTNSQPPPSDPGTQLPSSTERIPDSLSASQAASTSTTLPAPLLLILQSIQSTLRSLFSSKPPHTIQRLAELILRPNAHYRTLPAYMRALDRVVSVTSTADVFPFPMQSGAATAQPNGTLNGAQATFSLSDDALGSDEALGGALLTPIPWLNNASSPEPEGTGISEVSIVTTSPTLQNQLLSQPADLTPQEHVGIGGNVLEGETPAEPTEEVPHARGPSVLGVEDMGLQDESSTLSGFTQESVAGAGTTESAIQGQKDEDAKPEITTATADGDGDITLSDEPHISQKGQDEKK is encoded by the exons ATGCCAGAGATGCCTGCCGAGTCTTCATCCAATCTTCCGTATCAGCAGCAATACCTGAATCTGACAACCTCCTCCGCTTATGACCCGAACCCCGTCccctccagcagcaacaaagaGAACGCAGCTCCCTCAGACCTCCGGACAAACTCCCAACCTCCTCCGTCAGACCCCGGCACGCAATTGCCTTCGTCGACGGAGCGCATTCCAGACTCGCTCTCAGCGTCACAGGCTGCCTCCACATCTACAACTCTCCCCGCaccgctcctcctcatcctccaatcCATCCAGTCAACTCTTAGATCTCTATTCTCGTCTAAACCACCACACACGATTCAGCGACTAGCGGAACTCATTCTTCGTCCAAATGCACATTACCGGACACTCCCAGCTTACATGCGAGCCCTTGACCGCGTTGTATCTGTCACCAGCACCGCCGACGTGTTTCCGTTCCCAATGCAAAGTGGTGCAGCTACAGCACAGCCTAATGGGACACTAAATGGCGCGCAGGCCACATTTAGCCTGTCTGACGACGCACTAGGCAGTGACGAGGCTCTGGGCGGTGCTCTTCTCACCCCGATACCTTGGCTGAATAATGCTTCCTCGCCGGAGCCTGAAGGGACGGGTATTAGTGAAG TATCCATAGTAACGACTTCTCCTACCCTCCAAAACCAACTCCTTTCACAGCCCGCCGACCTAACCCCGCAAGAACACGTTGGTATTGGGGGTAACGTACTCGAGGGGGAAACACCAGCTGAGCCCACTGAGGAAGTTCCTCACGCTCGAGGTCCCTCGGTTCTTGGAGTCGAAGATATGGGCTTACAGGACG AATCATCTACCCTTTCGGGATTTACTCAGGAATCAGTTGCTGGCGCCGGAACCACGGAGTCAGCCATTCAAGGTcagaaggatgaagacgccAAACCCGAAAttaccactgccactgcagATGGGGACGGCGATATCACTCTATCCGATGAGCCTCATATATCGCAGAAAGGCCAGGACGAGAAGAAATAA